Genomic segment of Verrucomicrobium sp.:
GCTTTGCTTTAGCCTTTCGCCCCCAACCCTGAACCACTCCATGAGAATGATGCGCCGCCGCTCCCGCCGGAATAACAAGTTTTCCGGCCCCAAAAACCCCCAGCTGGAAGGACTCCCCCAGGACGTCGCCGAAGAGGACCTCCCGCCGGAGCCGGGCCGCGCCCAGCACGGCGACTACCGCCCGGGCGACAATTACCCCTCCATGCAGCAGCCCTCCGGCGACGCGCACGCCCACTATCCCTCCCTGATCGAGGGCCAGGGCGGCGGCGGCCAGGAAGGCCAGGCCGGCCAGGGCCAGCCCGCCCCTCACGAGGGCCAGGGCCATGCCCACGCCCCGCGGGAACCCTACGTGCCGCTGCCTCCCGGCCCCTCCCTCGACCTTTCCGACCTGCAGAACCTCACCTTCAAGGAAGTGCAGGAGAAGGCCGCCGAATACCAGATCGAGAACCCCGGCCTCATGCGCAAGCATGAGCTGATCTTCGAGATCCTCCGCCGCAACGCGCAGCGCAACGGCGCCATTTCCGGCGAGGGCGTCTTGGAAATCCTGCCGGACGGCTACGGCTTCCTCCGCTCCCCCTGCTACAACTACTTCCCCTGCCCGGAGGACGTCTACGTCTCCCCCTCCCTCATCCGCCGCTACGGCCTGAAGCGGGGCAACCTCATCTCCGGCCCCATCCGCACGCCCAAGGAAAAGGAGCGCTACTTCTCCCTCCTGCGCGTCGACAAGGTGGAGAAGGACGACCCGGAGAAGTCCCGCAGCCGCATCTTCTTCGACAACCTGACGCCCCTCTTCCCCACGCGCCGCATCCTCCTGGAAGGGAAGGACGCGGAGCTGTCCATGCGCGCCGTCGACCTCATCACCCCGCTCGGCTTCGGCCAGCGCGGCCTGATCGTCGCCCCGCCGCGCACGGGCAAGACCGTCCTCATGCAGAAGATCGCCAACGCGATCACGGCCAACCATCCGGAGGCCCACCTGGTCGTCCTCCTCATCGACGAGCGTCCCGAGGAAGTCACCGACATGAAGCGGACCGTGAAGGGAGAGGTCATCGCCTCCACCTTCGACGAGACGCCCGACCGCCACGTGCAGGTCGCGGAAATGGCCATCGAGCGCGCCAAGCGCATGGCGGAAAACGGCGTCGACGTGGTGATCCTGCTGGACTCCATCACCCGCCTGGCCCGCGCCTACAACACCCTGCAGCCCCATAGCGGCAAGATCCTCTCCGGCGGCGTCGACGCCAACGCGCTGCACAAGCCCCGGCGCTTCTTCGCCGCGGCCCGCAACCTGGAAGAAGGCGGCAGCATCACCATCCTGGCCACCGCGCTGGTCGACACCGGCTCCAAGATGGACGAGGTCATCTTCGAGGAGTTCAAGGGCACCGGCAACATGGAGATCCACCTGGACCGCGCCCTCATCGACAAGCGCGTCTACCCGGCGATCAACATTCCCAAGTCCGGCACCCGCAAGGAAGAGCTCCTCTACCACCCGGACGAGATGCCGCGCATCCACATGCTGCGCCGCGCCCTCAGCTCCGTGCCTCCGGTGGAAAGCATGGAAGTCCTCCAGCAGCGCCTGAAGAAGACGAAGAACAACATCGAGTTCCTCATGGCGATGAACCTGAAGGAATAGCTTCCGCCTTTCGCTTAAACGACAAAAAGGAGGACCCCGCCCGGGTCCTCCTTTTTTCTTTTGGCGGGCGGGTTTTTTCCGCCTACGCTGCCTGTCCTTTTATGAAAGTCTTGGTCACGGGTGGGGCAGGCTACATCGGGAGCGTCTGCACGGAAGAACTTCTCAACGCGGGCCATCAGGTGGCCGTCTTCGACAGCCTGGTGGAGGGGCACCGTTCCGCCGTCGACACCCGGGCGGAGTTTATCCAGGGGGACCTGGGCGACCGCGCCCTCGTCTTCCAGACCCTGGAGCGGCTCAAGCCGGACGCCGTGATGCACTTCGCCGCCTTCGCCCTGGTCGGCGAGTCGATGACGAATCCTTCCAAGTATTTCGTCAACAATCTGGCCAACGGCCTGAACCTGATCGACGCGATGATCGCCGCCGGGACCAAGAAGCTGGTCTTCTCCTCCACCTGCGCCACCTACGGCGTGCCGGAGAAGATCCCCATGGACGAGCGGACGCCGCAGAAGCCGATCAATCCCTACGGCCACTCCAAGCTGATGTTTGAGCAGGTGCTGAAGTGGTACGAGCAGATCCATGGCCTAGTCCACGTGAACCTCCGCTACTTCAACGCGGCGGGCGCCTCGGAGAAATTCGGGGAAGACCACCGGATTGAGACGCACCTCATCCCCAACGTGCTGAAGGTGGCCCTGGGGCAGAAGGAACAGGTCGACATCTACGGCGACCACTACGCCACCCCGGACGGCACCTGCATCC
This window contains:
- the rho gene encoding transcription termination factor Rho, which translates into the protein MQNLTFKEVQEKAAEYQIENPGLMRKHELIFEILRRNAQRNGAISGEGVLEILPDGYGFLRSPCYNYFPCPEDVYVSPSLIRRYGLKRGNLISGPIRTPKEKERYFSLLRVDKVEKDDPEKSRSRIFFDNLTPLFPTRRILLEGKDAELSMRAVDLITPLGFGQRGLIVAPPRTGKTVLMQKIANAITANHPEAHLVVLLIDERPEEVTDMKRTVKGEVIASTFDETPDRHVQVAEMAIERAKRMAENGVDVVILLDSITRLARAYNTLQPHSGKILSGGVDANALHKPRRFFAAARNLEEGGSITILATALVDTGSKMDEVIFEEFKGTGNMEIHLDRALIDKRVYPAINIPKSGTRKEELLYHPDEMPRIHMLRRALSSVPPVESMEVLQQRLKKTKNNIEFLMAMNLKE
- the galE gene encoding UDP-glucose 4-epimerase GalE, translating into MKVLVTGGAGYIGSVCTEELLNAGHQVAVFDSLVEGHRSAVDTRAEFIQGDLGDRALVFQTLERLKPDAVMHFAAFALVGESMTNPSKYFVNNLANGLNLIDAMIAAGTKKLVFSSTCATYGVPEKIPMDERTPQKPINPYGHSKLMFEQVLKWYEQIHGLVHVNLRYFNAAGASEKFGEDHRIETHLIPNVLKVALGQKEQVDIYGDHYATPDGTCIRDFIHIIDLAAAHILALKQEKSGSYNLGTGEGYSVQQVVDVSRKVTGHPIPIVVREGRPGDPPRLVANAHKANKELGWKPKFTRLQPIIESAWKWHLAHPNGYQD